The Halococcus hamelinensis 100A6 nucleotide sequence CCGGAGGAGTTCGTNCACGACATCGGGGTCGTTACCGAGCACGCGACCCAGGTCGCCTGTTTGAACCGCCACCTCTACTTCGACGGGAAGCCGGAGGAGTTCGTTACGACCGACGCCCTCGCGGAGGCCTACGGGACCGATCAGCACGTGCTCCAGCACGGCCACTGACCATGTTCGATCCCGCTCAACACTTCGTACTCGCGGTCGTCGGCACGCTCGTCGCCGGTATTCACGCACCAGGGGTAGCTATCGAGCCGCCAGTAGGATTTCTCTCGGGTGCGACGAACGCATTGGATTGGTTTCTCACGGCGGTCTACGGGGCGGCGATGAACTGGCTGAGCGATCTTCTCGGCGTGCGGATGCTCGGCTATCCGTACATGCAGCGGGCGTACCTCGCGGCGGTCTGTATCGCCATCATCGGCCCGCTCGTCGGGACCTTCCTCGTTCATCGAGAGATGTCGATGATCGGCGATACGCTCGCACACACCGCCTTCGCGGGCGTGGCGGTCGGTCTGTTCCTGAACACGACCCTCTCGTTGGA carries:
- a CDS encoding metal ABC transporter permease is translated as MFDPAQHFVLAVVGTLVAGIHAPGVAIEPPVGFLSGATNALDWFLTAVYGAAMNWLSDLLGVRMLGYPYMQRAYLAAVCIAIIGPLVGTFLVHREMSMIGDTLAHTAFAGVAVGLFLNTTLSL